The DNA region CCGAGCAGACGCGACTGTTGAACTTCGGCCGCGTCGTCGACACGGCGCGACTGCGCGAGGAATTCGGTTACCGCCCGCGCTTCAGCACGGTGCAGGCCTTCGACGACTTCGTCCGCGGCCGCGGACTGGTCGGGATCGTCGATTCCCGCCTCGTCGAGGCGGCCGAGCGGCGCGTCTACGGATTGCTGACCGGACGGGAGACTGCCGGTGCCTGACGCCAGGGTCGTTCCGTTGCACGGCGGCGATCCGCTCGAGCCGCCCGAGCCGAACGGTCCGAACGACTCGAACGAGTCGAACGAGCCGTCGGGGGAACCGTCCGCCGACGCCGGGTCGGAGTGGGAGGAGCGGCTGGCCGACGGGCTCGCGTTCCTCCGGCGCCGCATCACCGGCGACTACCGGATCGACGAGTTCGGCTTCGACGCCGACCTGACCGACCACGCCGTGCTTCCGCTGCTGCGACCGATCTTCGAGCGGTGGTTCCGGGTGGAGGTGAGCGGCGTCGAGCACGTGCCCGCCGAGGGCGGTGCGCTGGTCGTCGCCAACCACTCCGGCGGGATCGCGTGGGACGCGGTGATGACCGCGGTCGCCGTACACGATCATCATCCCGAGCATCGCCACCTGCGGATGCTCGGCGCGGACCTGGTCTTCCGCATGCCCGTCGTCGGGGAGATCGCCCGCAAGGCCGGCAATACGCTCGCCTGTCAGCTCGACACCGAGCGGCTGCTGCGCTGCGGGGAACTCGTCGGGGTCTGGCCGGAGGGCTTCAAGGGGATCGGGAAGCCGTTCTCGGAGCGATACAAGCTCCAACGCTTCGGCCGTGGCGGTTTCGTCAGCACCGCACTGCGCACCGGTGTCCCGATCGTGCCGTGCTCGATCGTCGGCGCCGAAGAGATCCATCCGATGCTCGGCAACGCCAAGACGCTGGCGCGCCTGCTCGGCCTGCCCTACTTCCCGCTGACGCCGACCTTTCCCTGGCTCGGTGCGCTGGGCGCGGTCCCGCTGCCGTCGAAGTGGCTGATCGAGTTCGGTGCGCCGATCGAGACCGCGGACTTCGGGTCCGGCGCCGCAGACGACCCGATGCTGGTCTTCAACCTCACCGACCAGGTCCGCGAGACCATTCAGGAGACCCTCTACCGGCTGCTGCTGCGCCGCCGGTCGGCGTTCGGTGGACTGGTCGGCACCCAGCCCGGTCAAGAGCCACCCGCGGGCGGTGTCGGACAGGGACACTGAGGCAGAGCCGTTCACGGCGCGGGCCCACGCGCCGCGGCGGCCGGGGAGGCCGAGGATGACCGCGACGGTGCAGACCCCGCCGGCACCGGCGGCCCAGCCACCGAAAACGTGGCAACCTTGGCTCGCCCGCCTGTCGTTCCTGAGCGCCGCGGGCGCGTTGGCCGTGCTCATCGCATTCGCCGGCTTCAAGGCCATCGCCGCCGGGCTGGCCGGTGCGGCGGGTGCGGCGGTCTGCTTCGCGGCGATCTGGTGGTTCCTGACCACCCGCGGTCTCCTGCGCGCGCTCGCCCTCGTGCTCGTCGTCGCGGCCCCGGTGATCATCCTGGTGCTCTACGCCGGGAGCGGGCTGATCTGGGTGATCCTGGTGACCATCGGCCTGTGGGTGGTCTCGGTCTTCTCCGGCCGGACCGCACTGGCCGCGTCCGTCGAGCGCGACGTCGTGCACGAGTACGAGGTGCCGGCACCGGCGCACCCGTTCCTGATCATGAATCCGCGTTCCGGTGGCGGGAAGGTCGTGAAGTTCGGCCTCGAGGAGCGGGCCCGGGCGATGGGCGCCGACGTGACCCTGCTGGCCGGACCGGGGCGGCTCGACGTCGCGGCCCTGGCCCGCCAGGCGGTCGCCGACGGAGCAGACCTGCTCGGGGTCGCGGGGGGAGACGGGACCCAGGCCCTGGTTGCGGGAGTCGCCAGCGAGAGTGGCGTTCCCTTCATGGTCATCTCGGCCGGCACCCGCAACCACTTCGCCCTCGACCTCGGACTGGACCGGGACGACCCGGCGCGATGCCTGGACGCCCTGCGCGACGGGGTCGAACTGCGGATCGACCTCGGCCGCATCGGCGACCGCACGTTCGTCAACAACGCGTCGTTCGGCGCTTACGCTGCGGTGGTGCAGAGCCCGGCGTACCGCGACGACAAGACCGGGACGACGCTGCAGATGCTTCCCGATCTGCTCACCGGTGAGAAGGGGCCGCGACTGGTGGCGCACACGAAGGAGCTGACCATCGAGGCGCCGCAGGCGTTGCTGGTGAGCAACAACCCCTACGAGACCGGCGACATCGCCGGCCTCGGCCGGCGTGCGCGGCTCGACCAGGGCGTGCTCGGCCTGATCGGGATCAGGGTGGAGAACGCCGCCCAGGTGGCCGCGATGGTCGCTGCCCGCCACCGGCGCGGACTGACCACGCTGCAGACCCGCGAGGTCACGGTCGACGCCGACCGCGCCGAGATACCCGTCGGTGTCGACGGCGAGGCACTGGTGCTGCCGACCCCCGTGCGCTGCACGATCAGCGCGGGGGCCCTGCGGGTCCGGGTGCCCCGGAACCGGCCGGGGGTAATACCCATCCGGCCGCCGATGTCCTGGTCCCGCCTGGGCCGGCTCGCGCTCAGCACGGGGCGTGGCAGCCGGGGATGAAGGACGTGTTGCGCGAACTCGACGCGCTCGACCTCGCCGTCTATCGCGCCATCGCGGCCACCCCCACGCCGACCCTCGACGTCGCCCTGGGCCGACTGTCCAACGCGGCGAACTACTCCCG from Mycobacteriales bacterium includes:
- a CDS encoding lysophospholipid acyltransferase family protein, whose amino-acid sequence is MPDARVVPLHGGDPLEPPEPNGPNDSNESNEPSGEPSADAGSEWEERLADGLAFLRRRITGDYRIDEFGFDADLTDHAVLPLLRPIFERWFRVEVSGVEHVPAEGGALVVANHSGGIAWDAVMTAVAVHDHHPEHRHLRMLGADLVFRMPVVGEIARKAGNTLACQLDTERLLRCGELVGVWPEGFKGIGKPFSERYKLQRFGRGGFVSTALRTGVPIVPCSIVGAEEIHPMLGNAKTLARLLGLPYFPLTPTFPWLGALGAVPLPSKWLIEFGAPIETADFGSGAADDPMLVFNLTDQVRETIQETLYRLLLRRRSAFGGLVGTQPGQEPPAGGVGQGH
- a CDS encoding diacylglycerol kinase family protein, which encodes MTATVQTPPAPAAQPPKTWQPWLARLSFLSAAGALAVLIAFAGFKAIAAGLAGAAGAAVCFAAIWWFLTTRGLLRALALVLVVAAPVIILVLYAGSGLIWVILVTIGLWVVSVFSGRTALAASVERDVVHEYEVPAPAHPFLIMNPRSGGGKVVKFGLEERARAMGADVTLLAGPGRLDVAALARQAVADGADLLGVAGGDGTQALVAGVASESGVPFMVISAGTRNHFALDLGLDRDDPARCLDALRDGVELRIDLGRIGDRTFVNNASFGAYAAVVQSPAYRDDKTGTTLQMLPDLLTGEKGPRLVAHTKELTIEAPQALLVSNNPYETGDIAGLGRRARLDQGVLGLIGIRVENAAQVAAMVAARHRRGLTTLQTREVTVDADRAEIPVGVDGEALVLPTPVRCTISAGALRVRVPRNRPGVIPIRPPMSWSRLGRLALSTGRGSRG